A window of the Desulfovibrio sp. UIB00 genome harbors these coding sequences:
- a CDS encoding sigma 54-interacting transcriptional regulator, translated as MRLHRTLPQGSSLEFTAFFMNRSLASRMLMLGLPLLALVLLIIFTATGSSIEAILDRAIARNAQLQSQAMSLALEQALDETRNQLLILAAGSMDQKDMANRLKFRAKAGGLRYRELAFEGLAPDNRYLLVNTGGDIINVPMRQALASPTGPFHSIASEHRAGHVSVAQPVEVTYSMVPVKGSNQNITLYVLRFSTPVHDAEGTFAGYLMLSLDLRELRDILSTYSGPNAPIAASGDEGRVRTLFFDRDGWMLFQSEAPDAGLAQRSLGTDAVRAGFLGDFGRPGFNTAFRPGPEHINYWSMVSDVQEGKSGQLPLSENSSLWSSSQMRVERVSYVPVTFSPASQETIILGGLAVLDTSFTTTRTGVQLMGIYVGAFVGGMLLLGLSLWWLARQTGRSLNAVTAELERCNAEGTDKNIDMPQLPRELEQLKAGINTLLERLRFAAEARRLRAAEDDAQQQREPVEDLPHPEDLPVNSLIGTSPAMLALCDNVRKASQVMADVLVVGETGTGKELVSEAIHRLSARAAGPFITINCGALDENLLMDTLFGHVKGAFTEARAPRKGAFLTAQGGTLMLDEVGNAAPKVQQALLRALSTRRIRPLGSDEDVPFDTRIIAATNASLLDDSQKGSFREDLYYRLAVITINTPPLRERKTDIPSLAVYFLSEALKAKARLKAEGGAQPAGALTGMTAAMPQVSKGAMAKLMDYDWPGNVRELKNTLTRALTFCEGGILLAEDIQLGATTQPQNDAIPAGQSDTTTAPAQESRKPQEDPCEQGFCATPPAEDPASAEGLPGWLVSPAAADIPVQAAVGDLAPQPQNEASAQLDTLLRGKDAADKLNRRVMEVWPTIAASGSISRQEYQALAGKNISMRTAQYDLQLLVQLGLVRKDGRGPAQRYIVIGQGR; from the coding sequence ATGCGCTTACACAGAACACTTCCCCAGGGCAGCTCACTGGAGTTCACGGCATTCTTTATGAATCGCAGCCTTGCAAGCCGTATGCTGATGCTGGGTTTGCCCCTGCTGGCGCTCGTGCTGCTGATTATTTTTACTGCCACGGGCAGCAGCATCGAGGCCATTCTTGATCGCGCAATTGCGCGCAATGCACAGCTTCAATCACAGGCAATGAGCCTTGCGCTGGAGCAGGCGCTGGACGAAACGCGCAATCAGCTTCTTATTCTCGCCGCTGGTTCCATGGATCAAAAAGACATGGCCAACCGGCTCAAATTCCGCGCCAAGGCCGGTGGCTTGCGATACAGGGAACTGGCTTTTGAGGGTCTGGCACCAGACAACCGCTATCTGCTTGTCAACACGGGCGGGGATATCATCAATGTTCCCATGCGGCAGGCACTTGCCAGCCCCACCGGTCCCTTCCACTCCATTGCCTCGGAACACCGTGCCGGGCACGTCAGCGTTGCCCAGCCCGTTGAAGTGACCTACTCCATGGTGCCGGTTAAGGGCAGCAACCAGAATATCACCTTGTATGTGCTGCGCTTTTCCACTCCGGTTCATGATGCGGAAGGCACGTTTGCCGGCTACCTGATGCTTTCTCTGGATCTGAGGGAGCTGCGGGATATCCTGTCCACTTACTCCGGCCCCAATGCCCCCATTGCCGCATCAGGCGATGAGGGGCGCGTGCGTACACTTTTTTTTGACCGCGATGGCTGGATGCTCTTTCAGTCCGAAGCTCCGGATGCTGGTCTGGCTCAGCGCAGCCTGGGCACAGATGCAGTACGCGCAGGCTTTCTTGGTGATTTTGGCAGGCCTGGATTTAACACCGCATTCCGGCCTGGCCCCGAGCACATCAATTATTGGAGCATGGTATCCGATGTGCAGGAGGGCAAGTCAGGCCAGCTTCCCCTTTCTGAAAACAGCTCTCTGTGGAGCAGCAGCCAGATGAGGGTGGAGAGGGTCAGTTATGTCCCTGTAACCTTCAGCCCTGCTTCGCAGGAAACAATAATATTGGGCGGTTTGGCGGTACTGGACACCAGCTTTACCACCACACGCACGGGCGTACAGCTCATGGGCATCTATGTTGGGGCCTTTGTTGGCGGTATGCTGCTTTTGGGTCTGAGCCTTTGGTGGCTGGCGCGGCAGACGGGCAGATCGCTCAACGCCGTAACAGCGGAGCTTGAACGCTGCAACGCCGAAGGGACCGACAAGAATATAGATATGCCCCAACTGCCGCGAGAACTGGAACAACTGAAGGCCGGCATCAACACCCTGCTTGAGCGCTTGCGCTTTGCCGCCGAGGCGCGCCGCCTGCGCGCCGCTGAGGATGATGCCCAGCAGCAGCGCGAGCCAGTGGAAGATCTGCCGCATCCCGAAGACCTGCCAGTCAACAGCCTTATTGGCACATCGCCAGCCATGCTTGCCCTGTGCGACAATGTTCGCAAGGCTTCGCAGGTGATGGCCGATGTGCTGGTTGTGGGCGAAACCGGCACAGGCAAGGAGCTGGTTTCCGAGGCCATCCACAGGCTCAGTGCTCGGGCCGCAGGGCCGTTCATTACCATCAATTGCGGCGCGCTGGACGAAAATCTGCTCATGGATACCCTTTTCGGGCATGTGAAAGGCGCATTCACCGAGGCACGCGCGCCGCGCAAGGGGGCTTTTCTGACGGCGCAGGGCGGTACCCTCATGCTGGACGAAGTGGGCAATGCGGCCCCAAAGGTGCAGCAGGCCCTGCTGCGGGCGCTCTCCACCAGGCGAATCCGGCCGCTTGGCAGCGATGAAGACGTGCCTTTTGACACGCGCATCATTGCCGCGACCAATGCTTCCCTTTTAGATGATTCGCAGAAGGGTTCTTTCCGCGAAGATTTGTACTACCGGCTGGCCGTCATCACCATCAACACGCCGCCGCTGCGGGAGCGCAAGACGGACATTCCCTCGCTGGCGGTCTATTTTCTCTCGGAAGCTCTCAAGGCCAAGGCCAGGCTGAAGGCAGAAGGCGGGGCGCAGCCCGCTGGCGCGCTGACGGGCATGACCGCTGCCATGCCGCAGGTCAGCAAAGGAGCAATGGCCAAACTGATGGACTACGACTGGCCCGGCAATGTGCGCGAATTGAAAAACACCCTCACCCGGGCCCTGACATTCTGCGAAGGTGGCATTTTACTTGCAGAAGATATTCAGCTTGGCGCGACTACCCAACCGCAAAACGACGCCATTCCGGCAGGCCAGAGCGATACTACGACAGCTCCGGCGCAGGAATCGCGCAAGCCGCAGGAGGATCCTTGCGAGCAGGGATTCTGCGCAACACCCCCTGCCGAAGATCCTGCATCGGCAGAAGGTTTGCCCGGCTGGCTGGTTAGCCCTGCGGCCGCAGATATTCCCGTGCAGGCCGCAGTGGGCGACCTTGCCCCTCAGCCGCAAAACGAGGCCTCTGCGCAACTGGATACCCTGCTGCGCGGCAAGGACGCTGCAGACAAGCTCAACCGGCGCGTCATGGAGGTCTGGCCGACCATCGCGGCCTCGGGCAGCATCAGCAGGCAGGAATATCAGGCCCTTGCCGGAAAAAATATTTCCATGCGCACGGCCCAGTACGACCTGCAACTGCTTGTGCAGCTGGGCCTTGTGCGCAAGGACGGACGCGGCCCTGCGCAAAGGTATATTGTGATCGGGCAGGGACGCTAA
- a CDS encoding PEP/pyruvate-binding domain-containing protein translates to MASLLKKLFGIAPRVGREAAMDAFNKRYASFKELLQANADLAGVMAGLDATLRGDKHMETSEVRKQARRAIFHCERMASTLSEMSGQCDISLGSAVHSIAARIEHELDQHTRGDVPQFTLPLSEVDASMAYSVGGKNANLGELRNMLDMPVPRGFSITIRACSYFLLRTPGLFKNLFRLLKSIDPEKPARIAEISQSIERLVQEAPIPTEVEQALFAEWDAAFGKNADVVVALRSSAIAEDGVQSFAGQYRSILGVTRQDLLSAFKKVVASLFSPRALTYRAEHGYDLDATGMGLCCVEMVRAKAAGVAFSRHPVDLRSNATVINGLWGLGEMVVDGSGTPDQWLVSRATKKITMATIAHKTVRLRLVRTKTGLVESSLESVPDPLRDVPCLSDDQVRKLAEMVMELERHYQYPQDMEWAVDEDDQIILLQTRPMGLDSASEEHSAPALRHLRPLLSGGDIAARGVGCGPVVHVGEGEDMTHFPEGAVMLLAHSSPNAMAAMRRASAIIAETGSLTGHMASICREFGVPTIMNLPGANSILAEEQVITVDALTGRIFDGEVQELLTLRLVKPQTRPSSPALVLLRRISPYILPLHLVDPRADTFTPRHCTSLHDIMRYVHELSYSQMFQISDRVTDHCAGVASKLVCTVPLDLHVIDLGGGLRNPESRQVTPNDVLSVPFKCVLDGMLNPAVQARGPRPVNMRGFLSVMGQTAIGCNEEGCSRFGQRSYAIVSDRYLNFSSRVGYHYAILDCWCGETLSKNYIRFEFAGGAAANAQRERRVQCIGLILKELGFTVEITGDRLRARYQKYPRHELCARLDQLGRLLIMTRQMDMLMVDDAAVQSYATKFLNGEYH, encoded by the coding sequence ATGGCCTCTCTGCTGAAAAAACTGTTTGGCATTGCCCCCCGTGTTGGCCGCGAGGCGGCCATGGACGCCTTCAACAAACGCTATGCCTCATTCAAGGAGCTGCTCCAGGCCAATGCTGATCTGGCCGGGGTGATGGCGGGGCTGGACGCCACCCTGCGCGGCGACAAGCACATGGAAACCAGCGAAGTGCGCAAGCAGGCCCGCCGGGCCATATTCCACTGCGAGCGCATGGCCTCGACCCTGAGCGAAATGTCGGGCCAGTGCGACATCTCCCTGGGCAGCGCCGTACATTCCATTGCCGCACGCATTGAACACGAGCTGGATCAGCACACGCGCGGCGACGTGCCGCAGTTTACCCTGCCCCTCTCAGAGGTTGACGCCAGCATGGCTTACAGTGTCGGCGGCAAAAACGCCAACCTTGGCGAACTGCGCAACATGCTTGATATGCCAGTGCCACGCGGATTTTCCATCACTATCCGGGCTTGCAGCTATTTTTTGCTGCGCACGCCGGGCCTGTTCAAAAACCTCTTCCGGCTGCTGAAATCCATTGACCCGGAAAAACCCGCGCGGATTGCAGAAATTTCCCAGAGCATTGAGCGGCTTGTGCAGGAGGCCCCCATCCCTACAGAAGTTGAGCAGGCTCTTTTTGCAGAATGGGACGCGGCTTTCGGCAAAAACGCAGATGTGGTTGTGGCCCTGCGCTCAAGCGCCATTGCCGAGGACGGCGTGCAATCCTTCGCCGGTCAGTACCGCAGTATCCTTGGCGTTACCCGCCAGGATCTTTTGTCCGCCTTCAAAAAGGTGGTTGCCAGCCTGTTTTCGCCCCGCGCCCTGACCTATCGCGCCGAGCACGGTTACGATCTGGACGCCACGGGCATGGGGCTGTGCTGTGTTGAAATGGTGCGGGCCAAGGCCGCTGGCGTGGCTTTTTCGCGCCATCCGGTAGACCTGCGCTCCAACGCCACTGTCATCAACGGCCTGTGGGGTCTGGGCGAAATGGTCGTGGACGGATCGGGAACCCCCGACCAGTGGCTTGTTTCCCGCGCCACAAAAAAGATCACCATGGCCACCATTGCCCACAAAACAGTGCGGCTGCGCCTTGTGCGCACCAAGACCGGCCTTGTGGAAAGCTCGCTCGAATCCGTGCCCGATCCCCTGCGCGATGTTCCCTGCCTCAGCGATGATCAGGTGCGCAAACTGGCAGAAATGGTCATGGAACTGGAGAGGCACTACCAGTATCCGCAGGATATGGAATGGGCCGTGGACGAAGACGACCAGATTATTTTGCTGCAAACCCGCCCCATGGGGTTGGACAGCGCCTCCGAGGAACATTCTGCCCCGGCCCTGCGGCACCTGCGCCCCCTGCTTTCAGGCGGCGATATTGCCGCGCGGGGCGTTGGTTGCGGCCCTGTTGTCCATGTGGGCGAAGGGGAAGACATGACACACTTCCCCGAAGGGGCGGTCATGCTGCTTGCCCACTCCTCGCCCAACGCCATGGCGGCCATGCGCCGCGCCTCTGCCATTATTGCCGAAACAGGCAGTCTTACCGGTCACATGGCTTCCATTTGCCGGGAATTTGGCGTGCCTACCATCATGAACCTTCCGGGCGCCAACAGCATCCTGGCCGAAGAGCAGGTCATCACTGTTGATGCGCTCACCGGCAGAATTTTTGACGGAGAAGTGCAGGAACTGCTGACCCTGCGGCTGGTGAAACCCCAGACCAGACCCAGCAGCCCGGCCCTGGTGCTATTGCGGCGCATCTCTCCCTATATTCTGCCACTGCATCTGGTGGATCCGCGCGCGGATACCTTCACGCCCCGTCATTGCACATCGCTGCACGACATCATGCGCTATGTGCACGAATTGAGCTATTCCCAGATGTTCCAGATATCCGATAGGGTTACGGATCACTGCGCGGGCGTTGCCAGCAAGCTTGTCTGCACGGTGCCGCTTGATCTGCACGTGATTGATCTGGGCGGCGGGCTGCGCAATCCTGAGTCTCGCCAGGTAACACCCAATGATGTGCTGAGCGTGCCTTTCAAGTGCGTGCTTGACGGCATGCTCAATCCGGCGGTGCAGGCTCGTGGCCCACGGCCTGTAAATATGCGCGGTTTTCTTTCAGTCATGGGGCAGACCGCCATTGGCTGCAATGAGGAGGGCTGTTCACGCTTTGGCCAGCGCAGCTATGCCATAGTTTCTGACCGCTATCTCAATTTTTCGTCCCGCGTGGGCTATCACTACGCCATTCTTGACTGCTGGTGCGGCGAAACCCTGAGCAAGAACTACATCCGTTTTGAATTTGCCGGGGGTGCCGCTGCCAATGCTCAGCGCGAAAGACGCGTGCAGTGCATAGGCCTGATCCTCAAAGAGCTGGGCTTTACCGTCGAGATAACGGGTGATAGACTGCGGGCACGTTACCAGAAATACCCCAGGCATGAGCTGTGCGCGCGTCTGGATCAACTGGGACGACTCCTGATAATGACCCGTCAGATGGACATGCTCATGGTGGACGATGCAGCAGTGCAATCCTACGCCACCAAGTTCCTGAATGGCGAATATCATTAG
- a CDS encoding MFS transporter — protein MPPLAASSAQTPEGTAFPDPPQTLLSRDFVLLFCMTMCCNSFVAVFYCFEQWLEGLSVSPNWRGVLLSSMFVMVLIFRQVASVVLLRRGKLLPMATAIIISSGVMLAYPYVGGSHIIELILLLRVVQGIALAFFSCCTVSVLVSCIPKGQSARGFAIFSLTLLLPYSIIPAVGEQILALLGGEPHLFAFTALLGIPSLLMLVPLAPRLRKPEMAQEAEGGMSGRELWHAVSHSGLFFVYMACMTFSIMTVLAIFFMKGLCSITGAHPAWFFSTYTLTIILVRLVGSNRLDTLPRHRITILCSVLLVCCMLGLAWGPLWAFIPLTFLYGLGLGLLYPLLAAMVYDRSTPTTRSINSNVMMATFDSSGIFAPIIGGLVMYEGFGYRGVFVATAVSIGLCGLSMVADKLRVAHWQRQGRHIA, from the coding sequence ATGCCGCCCCTAGCCGCATCGTCTGCGCAAACCCCGGAAGGCACTGCCTTCCCTGATCCGCCGCAGACGTTATTAAGCCGTGATTTTGTTCTGCTGTTCTGCATGACCATGTGCTGCAACAGCTTTGTGGCCGTTTTTTACTGCTTTGAGCAATGGCTCGAAGGCCTTTCTGTCAGCCCCAACTGGCGGGGAGTGCTGCTCTCTTCCATGTTTGTCATGGTTCTGATTTTCAGGCAGGTGGCAAGCGTGGTTCTGTTGCGCCGTGGCAAACTCCTGCCCATGGCCACCGCCATCATCATTTCAAGCGGCGTCATGCTGGCCTACCCTTATGTGGGCGGCTCCCATATTATTGAGCTGATTCTGCTGTTGCGGGTGGTACAGGGCATTGCCCTTGCTTTTTTCTCCTGCTGCACGGTGTCCGTGCTGGTGAGTTGCATACCCAAGGGCCAAAGCGCGCGCGGTTTTGCCATCTTTTCGCTCACCCTGCTGCTGCCCTATTCCATCATTCCGGCAGTAGGGGAACAGATACTTGCCCTGCTCGGGGGCGAACCTCACCTCTTTGCCTTCACGGCTCTGCTGGGCATTCCCTCCCTGCTTATGCTGGTGCCGCTGGCGCCACGCCTGCGCAAGCCAGAAATGGCCCAGGAGGCAGAAGGCGGTATGTCTGGTCGGGAATTATGGCATGCGGTGAGTCATTCCGGCCTGTTTTTTGTGTATATGGCCTGCATGACATTCAGCATCATGACAGTGCTGGCCATCTTTTTCATGAAGGGTTTGTGCTCCATCACCGGCGCGCACCCGGCGTGGTTTTTCAGCACCTATACGCTCACTATCATTCTTGTGCGTCTGGTGGGCAGCAACAGGCTTGATACGCTGCCGCGCCACAGAATTACCATTTTGTGCAGCGTTCTGTTGGTCTGCTGCATGCTGGGGCTGGCCTGGGGGCCGCTGTGGGCTTTCATTCCCCTCACCTTCCTGTACGGGTTGGGCCTGGGGCTGCTCTATCCCCTGCTGGCGGCCATGGTCTATGACCGCTCCACACCCACTACACGCTCCATCAACTCCAATGTAATGATGGCAACCTTCGATTCCAGTGGTATTTTTGCCCCTATAATCGGAGGATTGGTTATGTACGAGGGCTTCGGTTACCGGGGTGTTTTTGTGGCCACGGCAGTTTCCATCGGCCTGTGCGGCCTTTCCATGGTGGCTGACAAGCTGCGCGTTGCCCATTGGCAACGGCAGGGCCGCCACATAGCTTAG
- a CDS encoding DUF2796 domain-containing protein produces MKKLILLAACSVLLTSAPALAHGPHEHGAARLDVAVEGNIVEISLESPLANALPFEHAPRDAAQRQAVQNMAATLHKAENIFVFPAAAQCRIKKVKLESEALPEALLGANTTAQPEKTQTSQQNASTAPAVEPKPHADHDEDTGHDEHSAHADLDASFTFECVHPEVLHGVDVRLFSAWPALHELRVQIVSPTGQHAAELNEQAHTLKW; encoded by the coding sequence ATGAAAAAACTAATTTTATTGGCGGCCTGCTCGGTCTTGCTCACATCCGCCCCCGCGCTTGCGCATGGCCCGCACGAACACGGCGCGGCCCGCCTGGACGTGGCTGTGGAAGGCAATATTGTAGAAATCAGCCTCGAAAGTCCCCTTGCAAACGCCCTGCCCTTTGAACACGCTCCACGCGATGCAGCCCAGCGTCAGGCAGTACAGAATATGGCGGCAACCCTGCATAAGGCGGAAAATATTTTTGTTTTTCCCGCCGCTGCCCAGTGCCGCATCAAGAAGGTAAAACTGGAATCCGAAGCCCTGCCCGAGGCCCTGCTGGGAGCAAATACCACCGCGCAGCCGGAAAAAACGCAAACATCACAGCAGAACGCGTCTACCGCACCTGCTGTTGAACCCAAGCCGCATGCAGACCATGACGAAGATACCGGGCACGATGAACACAGCGCTCATGCAGATCTGGACGCGTCTTTCACCTTTGAATGCGTGCACCCCGAGGTCCTGCACGGCGTGGACGTGCGTCTTTTTTCCGCATGGCCAGCCCTGCATGAACTGCGCGTTCAGATAGTCAGCCCCACTGGGCAGCACGCCGCCGAGCTGAACGAACAAGCCCACACCCTCAAGTGGTAA
- a CDS encoding ABC transporter ATP-binding protein has translation MNSVTPTAPQAPCSMNAGEQAVLLENCTFCWPGQKEETLRIPLFRVGKGETVFLSGPSGGGKSTLLSLISGILQPASGSVCVNGIRVDTLPRFARDSFRGGTIGLIFQQFNLVPHLSMLDNVLLPCRFSPIRAARATEKDGSPEQSAQRLLERLGLGQELWRKSVTRLSVGQQQRVAAARALVGSPPLVMADEPTSALDAERRADFLRLLLRESAEAGSSLLFVSHDLSLAEFFERRVRLAEINRADASRADKGIIPQGETA, from the coding sequence ATGAATTCCGTTACGCCAACAGCGCCGCAAGCGCCTTGCAGCATGAATGCGGGCGAGCAGGCAGTTCTGCTTGAAAACTGCACCTTTTGCTGGCCCGGCCAAAAGGAAGAAACCCTGCGTATCCCCCTGTTCCGCGTGGGCAAAGGGGAGACGGTCTTTCTTTCCGGCCCCAGCGGCGGGGGCAAAAGCACCCTGCTCAGCCTTATTTCGGGAATACTGCAACCAGCTTCCGGCAGTGTATGCGTCAACGGAATTCGTGTGGACACCTTGCCAAGATTCGCCAGAGATTCCTTTCGCGGCGGCACCATCGGCCTGATATTTCAGCAGTTTAATCTTGTTCCGCATCTCTCCATGCTGGATAATGTGCTGCTGCCCTGCCGCTTTTCGCCCATACGCGCCGCACGTGCGACGGAAAAGGATGGAAGCCCGGAGCAATCCGCGCAACGCCTGCTTGAACGCCTTGGCCTTGGGCAGGAACTGTGGCGCAAAAGCGTAACCCGTCTTTCTGTGGGGCAACAGCAGCGGGTTGCCGCTGCCCGCGCCCTTGTAGGCTCGCCCCCGCTGGTCATGGCTGACGAACCCACCTCTGCGCTGGATGCGGAACGGCGGGCAGATTTTCTGCGCCTGCTGCTACGCGAAAGCGCCGAAGCCGGGTCAAGCCTGCTGTTTGTCAGCCATGACCTGTCTCTGGCAGAATTTTTTGAACGTCGTGTCAGGCTGGCTGAGATTAACCGGGCCGATGCCAGCAGGGCAGACAAAGGGATAATTCCACAGGGAGAAACCGCATGA
- a CDS encoding FtsX-like permease family protein, translated as MSRWRFLLGLAWSSAWYRRGTLSLVVFSIALSTTLLLGMERVRTQVRDNFIQAVSGTDMVVGARGSELQLLLYAVFHMGKATNNMGWDSAQRVAQRKDVAWTIPLSLGDSHKGFAVVGTTDDFFTQYQYSRRMHLQFAQGAPFDGIFDVVLGADVASKEHYKLGDRLVLSHGSGSAHLAQHTDKPFTVCGILAPTGTPVDRALYISLAAMEAIHIDWQGGAPTPGFHVRPDQVSKFSLTPKSITAVLVGLKNRARVFAAQREINADQQEALMAVMPGVALDQLWSLLRSGENALRVLSWLVTVAGLAGLVAAILAGLGERRRELAVLRAAGASPLDIVALLAFEGTLLVLTGALAGAAALAALLAVFGPVLASGYGLNLTLTQPTTAEWRLLGGIVAAGFFAGLIPAWRAYRMSLADGLNASA; from the coding sequence ATGAGCCGCTGGCGTTTTTTGTTGGGGCTTGCCTGGTCGAGCGCCTGGTACCGCCGGGGAACCCTGAGCCTTGTGGTGTTTTCCATAGCGCTTTCCACCACCTTGCTGCTCGGTATGGAGCGAGTGCGTACTCAGGTGCGCGATAATTTTATTCAGGCAGTTTCCGGCACGGATATGGTGGTGGGAGCACGCGGCAGCGAGTTGCAACTGCTGCTCTATGCCGTGTTTCACATGGGCAAAGCCACCAACAATATGGGGTGGGACAGCGCCCAGCGCGTTGCCCAGCGCAAGGACGTGGCCTGGACGATTCCCCTTTCGCTCGGCGATTCGCACAAGGGATTTGCCGTAGTGGGCACTACGGACGATTTTTTTACCCAGTACCAATATAGCAGGCGCATGCATCTGCAATTTGCCCAGGGCGCACCCTTTGACGGCATCTTTGATGTTGTGCTGGGGGCAGACGTTGCCAGCAAAGAACACTACAAGCTTGGCGACAGGCTGGTGCTCAGCCACGGCTCGGGCAGCGCCCACCTTGCCCAGCATACGGACAAGCCCTTTACTGTGTGCGGCATTCTTGCGCCCACAGGTACCCCTGTGGACAGGGCTTTGTACATCAGCCTTGCCGCCATGGAGGCCATCCATATCGACTGGCAGGGCGGCGCGCCTACGCCGGGTTTTCATGTACGCCCAGATCAGGTAAGCAAGTTCAGCCTCACGCCCAAGAGCATTACAGCGGTGCTGGTTGGCCTGAAAAACCGCGCCCGCGTTTTTGCTGCGCAAAGGGAAATCAACGCCGACCAGCAGGAGGCCCTCATGGCCGTTATGCCCGGGGTGGCGCTGGATCAGTTGTGGAGCCTGCTGCGCTCTGGCGAAAATGCCTTGCGCGTCCTTTCCTGGCTGGTAACGGTGGCTGGCCTCGCTGGCCTCGTGGCCGCCATTCTGGCAGGGCTGGGTGAACGGCGGCGCGAGCTGGCTGTGCTGCGCGCGGCAGGGGCCAGCCCTCTGGATATTGTGGCCCTGCTGGCTTTTGAAGGCACGCTGCTGGTCCTCACGGGCGCCTTGGCGGGTGCTGCCGCTCTGGCCGCCCTGCTTGCAGTGTTTGGCCCGGTGCTGGCTTCGGGTTATGGACTGAATCTCACGCTCACGCAGCCCACAACCGCCGAATGGCGTTTGCTCGGTGGGATTGTGGCTGCTGGTTTCTTTGCCGGGCTTATCCCGGCATGGCGCGCCTACCGCATGAGTCTGGCTGACGGCCTCAACGCCTCTGCATAA
- a CDS encoding DUF3299 domain-containing protein, which produces MKTASSTGRILCMLAALLCGWHSATALALTDDYERQKIEHWQPSREDADTAAAAKKSGKYSEITWDKLIPPSWNPAKVFDKFNFDKFSDDDPRADKALKEFQAMWSNAPANKALGGKLVRIAGFVAPLDFLGGDELAEFLLVPYFGACIHVPPPPANQIIYVTLDKPRGIQMMDTVWVYGKLEIEKTESDIGDAGYRIKAEAVEPYVEDENN; this is translated from the coding sequence ATGAAAACAGCCTCGTCCACAGGGCGCATCCTCTGTATGCTGGCAGCCTTGCTGTGCGGCTGGCACAGCGCAACCGCCCTTGCCCTGACTGACGATTACGAGCGGCAAAAAATCGAACACTGGCAGCCCTCACGCGAAGATGCGGACACCGCCGCTGCCGCGAAAAAGAGCGGAAAATACTCCGAAATCACCTGGGACAAGCTGATTCCGCCATCATGGAATCCCGCAAAAGTTTTCGACAAATTCAATTTTGACAAGTTCAGCGATGACGACCCCAGAGCGGACAAGGCCCTGAAAGAATTTCAGGCCATGTGGAGCAACGCGCCCGCCAACAAGGCCTTGGGCGGCAAGCTGGTACGCATAGCCGGATTTGTGGCTCCTCTTGATTTTCTGGGCGGCGATGAACTGGCAGAATTTTTGCTTGTTCCCTATTTCGGCGCGTGCATTCACGTGCCGCCGCCCCCGGCCAACCAGATCATCTACGTCACACTGGACAAACCACGCGGCATACAGATGATGGACACCGTGTGGGTTTATGGAAAGCTTGAAATCGAAAAAACAGAAAGCGACATCGGCGATGCGGGATACCGCATCAAGGCTGAGGCGGTGGAACCCTATGTGGAAGACGAAAACAACTGA
- a CDS encoding Fur family transcriptional regulator, whose product MWKTKTTDQAEPACCQKDTPSCPTNNPCAASNLRLTPLRRMVLAYLQQAKEPVKAYDILDALRGKSSKALTPASVYRTLEFLLSQGLVHKVGSLNAFVACAQACQEPHAPVFMLVCPGCRKSREVNNPALYQTIFSTMQQQGFQLRGDTVELTGVCPQCAEMDAHAGA is encoded by the coding sequence ATGTGGAAGACGAAAACAACTGATCAGGCTGAACCCGCCTGTTGTCAGAAGGACACGCCATCGTGCCCCACAAACAACCCCTGCGCGGCGTCCAACCTGCGGCTCACGCCCCTGCGGCGCATGGTGCTTGCCTATCTGCAACAGGCCAAGGAACCCGTCAAGGCCTATGACATTCTTGATGCCCTGCGCGGCAAATCCTCCAAGGCCCTCACGCCTGCAAGCGTCTACAGAACGCTTGAATTTCTGCTCAGTCAGGGCCTTGTGCACAAGGTTGGCTCACTCAATGCCTTTGTGGCCTGCGCGCAAGCCTGCCAGGAGCCTCATGCGCCCGTGTTCATGCTGGTATGCCCCGGTTGCCGCAAGAGCCGCGAGGTGAACAATCCCGCGCTGTATCAGACCATCTTTTCCACCATGCAGCAGCAGGGCTTTCAGCTTCGGGGCGACACCGTGGAACTGACAGGCGTCTGCCCCCAGTGCGCAGAAATGGACGCGCATGCTGGCGCGTAA
- a CDS encoding 4Fe-4S binding protein encodes MYMLPNVLRNLSGKPATRLYPLEEREPFPAYRGVITNEVEKCIFCNSCARVCPTDAITVDAKAGKWNYDPFLCVYCSACVEKCPTKCLHQEPVHRKPSISKFVVHRTGTPRVKKAKAEAKGGEDTEK; translated from the coding sequence ATGTATATGCTCCCAAACGTGCTGCGCAATCTTTCGGGCAAGCCAGCCACGCGGCTGTATCCTCTGGAAGAGCGCGAACCCTTCCCCGCCTATCGTGGCGTGATCACCAACGAGGTTGAAAAGTGCATATTCTGTAATTCCTGCGCGAGAGTATGCCCAACCGATGCCATTACCGTGGATGCAAAAGCCGGAAAGTGGAATTATGATCCCTTCCTGTGCGTGTATTGCTCCGCGTGTGTGGAAAAGTGCCCCACAAAATGCCTGCATCAGGAACCAGTGCACCGCAAACCTTCCATCAGCAAGTTTGTCGTGCACCGCACCGGAACCCCGCGCGTCAAAAAAGCCAAGGCCGAGGCCAAGGGTGGGGAAGACACGGAAAAATAA